Below is a genomic region from bacterium.
CGTCGAGCGACTGGCCCACGAGGTTGGGCAGCACGATCGCCTGCTGTCCCTTGCTGACCGTGACGTTGACCGGCGTGCCGCGCGCCACCGACGCCCCGGGGGCGGGATCCTGCACCACGACAAACCCCGACGGCACCGTGTCGTTGTACGCCTCGCGGATCTCCCCGACCACGAGGCGGGCCTGCTCGATCGAAAACCGCGTGTCTTCGAGCGACCGGCGGCGGACGTCCGGGACCGTGACCATCTCCGGACCAAGGCTTGTCACCACGCCCACCGCGCGGTTGACCTTCACCGGCGTTCCCGCGGACGGGTCCTGGCTGACGACGGCGCCGGTCGGCAGCGTCGCGTTGTTCACCTGCTGAATGACCTGAACGCTGAGGTGGCGGCCCCGGGCGATGGTCTCCGCCTCGACCAGGCTCCGGCCGACCAGATCGGGCACGGCCACCTCGGGCACATTCAGGTACGCGTTGAGCGCATGCCAGCCCCAGGCGATGCCGCCGAAGGCGGCCAGCAGCACCACGGCGGCCACGAGGAGCGGCGCGGGAGGCCGCGGGGCGCGCCCCTCGCGCGGCGTCCTGCCGGCCCGGCGGTCGCCCCGCCGCACCACCGCCGTCGACTCGGCCTCGGCGGCCGTGCGCCAGTGGGCCGTGCGCCCGCGGAGGTCGTCGTGCATCTCCTGCGCCGACCGGTAGCGGCGATCGGGGTCCTTGGCGAGCGCCCGGAGAATGATCCCCTCGAGGTCGCGCCCCAGGCGCGCGCCGTCCCGCCGCGGCAGCGGCGGCGGGTCGTGCATGTGGCGGAGCGCGATCGCGATCGGGGTGTCGGCCTCGAAGGGCAGCGCCCCGGTCGCCGCTTCATAGAGCACCACGCCGAGCGAATACAGATCCGCCCGCCAGCCGACGCCCAGCCCGCGCGCCTGTTCGGGGGAGATGTACTGGACCGAGCCGAGCACGGTCCCGGTCTCCGTGATCCCCGCCGCCGTGAGCGCCCGGGCGATGCCGAAGTCCGCGACCTTCAGTTGTCCGTCCGGGGTCAAGAGGATGTTCTGCGGCTTGATGTCACGGTGCACGATGCCCATCCGGTGCGCGTACTCGAGCACCTCACACACCTGTGCGCCGATCGCCCGCACGCGCGCCTCGTCCAGGGCGCCGGTGCGGTGCAGGTACGTCTTGAGGTTCTCGCCGTCGACGTACTCCATCACGATGAAACGGACGTCGCCGTCCCGGCCGTGGTCGAAGATACGGACCATGCGGGGATGCGACAGCCGCTCCGCCGCCTCCGCCTCACGTTCGAAGCGCGCCACGAACTCGGCGTTGTGCGCGTACTGCTCCCGGAGAATCTTGATTGCCACCGGCAGCCCGTCCTCGAGGCGGCAGCCGCGATACACACGCGCCATGCCGCCTTCGGCGATGAGCCCCTGCACCTCGTAGCGGCCCGCCAGCCGCCGCGCGATCATGGGTGGAGTCCGGCGGCGCTCTGCGCCGCGAGCGCCGCCGCCAGGACCTGTCGGGCGAGGGGCGCCGCCACCTGGCCGCCGACGCCGCCGTTCTCCACGATCACGGACAGCGCCACCGTCGGCCGCGCCGCCGGCGCAAATGCGATGAACCAGGCGTGGGTCGCTCCGTGCGGGTTTTCCGCGGTGCCGGTCTTGCCGGCTACGGTCACGCCCGGGATCTGCGCGGCCGTGCCCGTGCCGGTCTGCACCACCTGCGTCATCGCCTGCGTCAACTGGAGCGCGAGGGCCGCCGGCATGACCTCGCGGCTTCCGCGCTGCGCGAACGTTTCGCGGATGCGGCCGTCCGGTCCGCGGATCTGCGAGACCAGAAACGGCTGCATCATGATCCCGCTGTTCCCCACGGCGGCGGCCACGAGCGCCATTTGCAGCGGAGTCACGAGGAGGCTGCCCTGCCCGAAGGAGATCTGCGCGAGCCCGCGGCGGCCGAGGTCCCGGAGCGGCGGTACTGCGCCCGCGGACGTGGGGAGGTCGAACCGCACCGGCCGGCCGAGTCCAAAGGCGCCCGCCGCCGCGACGATCGGCGCGGCGCCCGTGCGCCATCCGATCTGCACGAACGCGGTGTTGCAGGACGCCACAAACGCCTGCAGCACCGAGATCTGTCCAAACTGCTCGTGTTCGAAGTTGTGGATGGCCGCGCCGCCGACGTCGATCGCCTCCGGACAGTCCACCGCGTCGCTGAGTTGCACCCGACCGCTGCCGAGGGCCGCCGTCAACGTCACCGTCTTGAACGACGATCCGGGCGGGTACTGCCCCTGTGTCGCGCGATTGTAGAGGGGTGCGGACCGGTCGCGCGACAACGCCGCCCACTGCGCATCGACGGTGGCCGGATCGAACCCGGGATGGCTGACCAGCGCCAGCACCGCTCCGGTGCGCGGGTCGAGCACCACAACGGCCCCCTGCACATTGCCGAGCGCCCGCGCCGCGGTCTGCTGCACCGCGCTGTCCACGGTCAAGACCACGTCGTTGCCCTGCGGCGTCTGTCCCAACGCCTCCTGGAACGCCTCCCATGGGTCCGTGACCGGCAGGCCGAGCAGCGCGAGATCGTAGCGGCGTTCGATGCCGGTGAGCCCGTAGTGGCGGCTCCGGTACCCCAGCACGTGGGCGAACAGGGCGCCCTGCGGGTACCGGCGCACCTGCGCTTCTCCGGTGCCAGTCGAATCGGCGAGGACGGCCAGGCGCCGGTCCAGGATCCGTCCCCAGTGAATCCGTTCCGCGGCGAGCTCGAGCCGGGGGTTCTGCGGGGACGCGGCGAGTTGCGGGCCCCAAATCACCTGCACGCCGGCCAGATACGCCAGCAGCCCGGCGAAGAGGCCGGCAAAGAGCCGCGCGACGTTACGCGTGCGGCGCGGCATCGCGGGGCAGGCGGGCGCCGCGGTCCGAAATCGCGAGCAACAGCGCCACGGCGATGAAATTGCTCACCGCGGCGCTGCCGCCGTACGTTAGAAAGGGCGCGGGGACGCCGGTCAGCGGGATCAACCGGGTGCTGCCGGCCAGGATCACGAACGTCTGCAATCCGAGCGCCGCGCCGAGGCCCGCCCCGACGAGCGCGTCGAGCGGCCGGCCGGCGTCGATCGCCGCGCGGAACGCGCGGGTGAGAAACACCAGATAGAGCGTCACGACCATGAAGGTGCCGATCGCGCCGAGCTCTTCGCCGATCGCCGGAAAGATCATGTCGGTGTAGGACGCCGGCATGAGCTCCGGATGACCCCCGCCCAGCCCCGCGCCGAGGACGCCGCCGCTGGCGAGCCCGAACAGCCCCTGCAGGATCTGATACCCGCGCCCGGCCGCGTCCGCCCACGGATTGAGCCACACATCGACCCGCGTGCGGACGTGCGCAAACCAGTGGTAGCACAGCGCGGCGCCGCCGCCGAACGCCGCGATCCCGCCGGCGACGTAATCCGGCCGGCCGATCGCCACGTAGAGCATGACGAGAAAGGTGCCGTAGTAGAGCATGGCGAGTCCGAGGTCGCGCTGGAAGACGAGGAGCAGCAGCGCCCCCACGCAGACGAGCAGCAGCGGACCGAGGCGGCTCAGGTCCGCGCGCCAGCGCCGCGGGCCCGGCAGTGTCAGCAGCGGGCGGGCGTCGGTGAGCACGCCCGCGAAGAAGGCGACGAGCAGCAGCTTGACGATTTCGCCCGGCTCGAGCGTAAAGCCGCCGATGACGAGCCACTGCCGCGCGCCGTTGCGCTCCACGCCGACGAGGACGGTCAGCACCAGCAGCGCCAGGCCGACGAGCGCGCACACGTACGCGTACCGCCGGACCCATCGGAGATCGCCGAGGATCCCGAGGGCGACGAGGAGCGACGTCAGGCCGAGCGAAATCCACGCCGCCTGCCGCACCGCGTAGTCGGGACGGAGCCGGTAGATCATGACGAGGCCGACGGCGGACAGCGCGGCCGCCGCCGGCAGGACCAATTCGTCACCGCGGTTGTCGACCATCACGAGCGCCGCGTGGACGACCAGGAATCCCGCCAGCGCGACCACCCCGGCGATCACCGGAGTCCAAGTTTCCGCCG
It encodes:
- the pknB gene encoding Stk1 family PASTA domain-containing Ser/Thr kinase, producing the protein MIARRLAGRYEVQGLIAEGGMARVYRGCRLEDGLPVAIKILREQYAHNAEFVARFEREAEAAERLSHPRMVRIFDHGRDGDVRFIVMEYVDGENLKTYLHRTGALDEARVRAIGAQVCEVLEYAHRMGIVHRDIKPQNILLTPDGQLKVADFGIARALTAAGITETGTVLGSVQYISPEQARGLGVGWRADLYSLGVVLYEAATGALPFEADTPIAIALRHMHDPPPLPRRDGARLGRDLEGIILRALAKDPDRRYRSAQEMHDDLRGRTAHWRTAAEAESTAVVRRGDRRAGRTPREGRAPRPPAPLLVAAVVLLAAFGGIAWGWHALNAYLNVPEVAVPDLVGRSLVEAETIARGRHLSVQVIQQVNNATLPTGAVVSQDPSAGTPVKVNRAVGVVTSLGPEMVTVPDVRRRSLEDTRFSIEQARLVVGEIREAYNDTVPSGFVVVQDPAPGASVARGTPVNVTVSKGQQAIVLPNLVGQSLDDARRRLEDLGVTLRQVTQVPRDDVPPGLVLAMTPPAGTQIAHGDAVAVTIAVRPTDSGGAPPQPIVTGTPGSGGDRRQTHLHIIVPEGPARQLVRIVVIDQQGVRVVYEGTHHPGENVDRQVVGQGYTIVQVYIDSRLIQEIRP
- a CDS encoding penicillin-binding transpeptidase domain-containing protein, which encodes MPRRTRNVARLFAGLFAGLLAYLAGVQVIWGPQLAASPQNPRLELAAERIHWGRILDRRLAVLADSTGTGEAQVRRYPQGALFAHVLGYRSRHYGLTGIERRYDLALLGLPVTDPWEAFQEALGQTPQGNDVVLTVDSAVQQTAARALGNVQGAVVVLDPRTGAVLALVSHPGFDPATVDAQWAALSRDRSAPLYNRATQGQYPPGSSFKTVTLTAALGSGRVQLSDAVDCPEAIDVGGAAIHNFEHEQFGQISVLQAFVASCNTAFVQIGWRTGAAPIVAAAGAFGLGRPVRFDLPTSAGAVPPLRDLGRRGLAQISFGQGSLLVTPLQMALVAAAVGNSGIMMQPFLVSQIRGPDGRIRETFAQRGSREVMPAALALQLTQAMTQVVQTGTGTAAQIPGVTVAGKTGTAENPHGATHAWFIAFAPAARPTVALSVIVENGGVGGQVAAPLARQVLAAALAAQSAAGLHP
- a CDS encoding FtsW/RodA/SpoVE family cell cycle protein, translated to MATPTRPASAALPWSARRDTERGLLAAAGGLGALGLVAVHQAAYAAETWTPVIAGVVALAGFLVVHAALVMVDNRGDELVLPAAAALSAVGLVMIYRLRPDYAVRQAAWISLGLTSLLVALGILGDLRWVRRYAYVCALVGLALLVLTVLVGVERNGARQWLVIGGFTLEPGEIVKLLLVAFFAGVLTDARPLLTLPGPRRWRADLSRLGPLLLVCVGALLLLVFQRDLGLAMLYYGTFLVMLYVAIGRPDYVAGGIAAFGGGAALCYHWFAHVRTRVDVWLNPWADAAGRGYQILQGLFGLASGGVLGAGLGGGHPELMPASYTDMIFPAIGEELGAIGTFMVVTLYLVFLTRAFRAAIDAGRPLDALVGAGLGAALGLQTFVILAGSTRLIPLTGVPAPFLTYGGSAAVSNFIAVALLLAISDRGARLPRDAAPHA